From one Microlunatus sp. Gsoil 973 genomic stretch:
- a CDS encoding sulfatase → MSQTTATNHRPNIVLIHCHDLGRHLGAYGAAAVSSPNLDDFAADAVLADQMFCPAPQCSPSRSSLFTGRWPHSNGVLGLTHDGFDWDLHADERHLASWLSAAGYRTELVGMHHESKTGPADQVAERLGFDRVDTGGLADVIVAKSDDALARLAGAEQPFYVQIGFTEPHRMSGDRDAPGVMGFLGNHVEPDSSKGIQVPGWLVDDEPARQEVAELQGAIRLMDDAVGRVLQTIDRLGLTDNTITIFTTDHGLALPRAKCSLYDPGLGIAFAVRWPAGGWTGGVRLDQLLVNLDVVPTLLDAAGIGTHGADLQGRSFAPLLSGRPESYDARHAVFAEMTYHDYYDPRRSIRTDRYKLIMNFSSAPTFMDPSQSWNRRCTPVVSPNGNIGSHPAVELYDLEADPYELNDLGLDPDHAEVRAQLLADLADWMASTDDPLLDGAVTSPAHANAVGFLRLPPGGRSR, encoded by the coding sequence ATGTCACAGACGACTGCCACAAACCACCGCCCCAACATCGTGCTGATCCACTGTCACGACCTGGGCCGCCATCTCGGTGCCTACGGCGCCGCTGCCGTCAGCTCGCCGAACCTGGACGACTTCGCGGCCGACGCAGTGCTGGCCGACCAGATGTTCTGCCCCGCGCCGCAGTGCAGCCCGTCCCGGTCCAGCCTGTTCACCGGCCGGTGGCCGCACAGCAACGGCGTGCTCGGCCTGACCCACGACGGCTTCGACTGGGACCTGCATGCCGATGAGCGGCATCTGGCCTCCTGGCTTTCAGCAGCCGGCTATCGCACCGAACTGGTCGGGATGCATCACGAGTCCAAGACCGGCCCCGCCGACCAGGTCGCCGAGCGGCTCGGCTTCGACCGGGTCGACACCGGTGGACTGGCTGATGTGATCGTCGCCAAGTCCGACGACGCCCTCGCTCGCCTGGCCGGAGCCGAACAGCCGTTCTACGTCCAGATCGGTTTCACCGAACCGCACCGGATGTCCGGCGACCGGGATGCGCCCGGCGTCATGGGATTTCTCGGCAACCACGTCGAGCCTGACTCGAGCAAGGGCATCCAGGTGCCCGGCTGGCTGGTCGACGACGAACCGGCGCGGCAGGAGGTCGCCGAACTGCAGGGAGCGATCCGGCTGATGGACGATGCCGTCGGGCGGGTGCTGCAGACCATCGACCGGCTCGGCCTGACCGACAACACGATCACGATCTTCACCACCGACCACGGTCTTGCGCTGCCGCGGGCCAAGTGCTCGCTCTACGACCCCGGCCTGGGGATCGCCTTCGCCGTCCGTTGGCCGGCCGGCGGTTGGACCGGAGGCGTACGCCTGGATCAATTGCTCGTGAATCTTGATGTCGTACCGACCCTGCTGGACGCGGCCGGAATCGGCACCCACGGCGCCGACCTGCAGGGACGGAGTTTTGCGCCGCTGCTTTCCGGGCGGCCGGAGTCGTACGACGCGCGGCATGCGGTCTTCGCCGAGATGACCTACCACGACTACTACGACCCGCGCCGGTCGATCCGTACCGACCGGTACAAGCTGATCATGAACTTCAGCTCGGCACCGACCTTCATGGATCCGAGCCAGTCCTGGAACCGCCGGTGCACCCCCGTCGTCTCGCCCAACGGCAACATCGGCTCCCACCCGGCCGTCGAGTTGTACGACCTGGAGGCAGATCCGTACGAACTGAATGATCTCGGGCTGGATCCCGACCACGCGGAGGTCCGGGCTCAGTTGCTGGCCGACCTGGCCGACTGGATGGCATCGACCGACGATCCGCTGCTCGACGGAGCTGTCACCAGTCCGGCACACGCCAACGCGGTCGGCTTCCTGCGGCTGCCGCCGGGTGGGCGCTCGCGATAG
- a CDS encoding ABC transporter ATP-binding protein, translating to MSADLSAPTSTASPQKDLPNTDQEPATANRLLTALDRPAAILPPPAPKPGKDGNPRPRRSYESLLRMRSYMTPYLGRFVSMFIFGALSVAATIVVPLVTKAVIDGPVTHSDHRGLWTLGAAAVGLGVVEAIVIFLRRWLVSKATLGVEYDIRIDLYAKLQRLPMPFHDRWESGQLLSRIMSDLSTIRRFLSFGLLFLFLNSGQIIVVTIILLNLYWPLGVVVLISIAPIVWLCFKVNRRYVRLSRRIQDETGDVASTIEEGAHGLRVIKSFGRADYIFSKFDKRSVQLYDTSMQKVRLQAQFWTFLEVIPNATLVVVLALGAYAAGHELVTLGTLVAFSTLMTSLTMPIATLGMQISQAQEAMTASDRLAEIFDTEIEIADGPAELNQPVRGHLRLEGVGFTFPKAEGPVLHDVNLDIAPGETVAVVGATGSGKTILTGLVPRLYDVSDGRITIDGLDIRDMRLKDLRQVVATAFEEPTLFSMSARENLTLGRPDATESEIDEAIDVAQAHFVYDLPWGLDTRIGEQGMSLSGGQRQRLALARAVLTKPAVLVLDDTLSALDIHTEALVEQALKRVLAGVTGIVVAHRASTVLLADRVAMLSGGTITHVGSHTELLDTVPEYRELLSADFNPQDEFDLLEEVAR from the coding sequence ATGTCCGCCGATTTATCGGCACCGACGTCAACGGCGTCACCACAGAAGGACCTCCCGAACACCGACCAGGAGCCGGCCACTGCCAATCGGCTGCTGACCGCCCTCGACCGTCCTGCGGCGATCCTGCCGCCGCCAGCGCCCAAACCGGGTAAGGACGGCAACCCCAGACCCCGCCGCTCGTACGAGTCGCTGCTGCGGATGCGCAGCTACATGACGCCGTACCTCGGCCGGTTCGTCTCCATGTTCATCTTCGGCGCGCTCAGCGTCGCTGCGACCATCGTCGTCCCGCTGGTCACCAAGGCGGTCATCGACGGCCCGGTCACCCACTCCGACCATCGTGGGCTGTGGACGCTCGGCGCGGCGGCGGTGGGTCTTGGCGTCGTCGAAGCGATCGTGATCTTCCTGCGTCGGTGGCTGGTCTCCAAGGCCACCCTGGGCGTCGAGTACGACATCCGGATCGACCTGTACGCCAAGCTCCAGCGGCTGCCGATGCCCTTCCACGATCGTTGGGAATCCGGGCAGTTGCTCTCCCGGATCATGAGCGACCTGTCCACCATCCGCCGCTTCCTGAGCTTCGGCCTGCTGTTCCTGTTCCTGAACTCCGGGCAGATCATCGTCGTGACGATCATCCTGCTCAACCTGTACTGGCCGCTCGGAGTCGTGGTACTGATCTCGATCGCGCCCATCGTCTGGCTCTGCTTCAAGGTCAACCGGCGGTACGTGCGGCTCTCCCGCAGGATCCAGGACGAGACCGGTGACGTCGCCTCGACCATCGAGGAGGGTGCACACGGTCTGCGCGTCATCAAGTCCTTCGGCCGGGCCGACTACATCTTCTCCAAGTTCGACAAGCGCAGCGTCCAGCTGTACGACACTTCGATGCAGAAGGTGCGACTGCAGGCGCAGTTCTGGACCTTCCTCGAGGTGATCCCGAACGCGACCCTGGTCGTCGTGCTCGCCCTCGGCGCCTACGCCGCCGGCCACGAACTGGTCACCCTGGGCACCCTGGTCGCCTTCAGCACCCTGATGACCTCGCTGACCATGCCGATCGCCACCCTCGGTATGCAGATCTCCCAGGCGCAGGAGGCGATGACGGCCTCCGACCGGCTGGCCGAGATCTTCGACACCGAGATCGAGATCGCCGATGGCCCAGCCGAGCTGAACCAGCCGGTCCGTGGCCACCTCCGGCTGGAAGGCGTCGGCTTCACCTTCCCGAAGGCCGAGGGCCCGGTCCTGCACGACGTCAACCTCGACATTGCGCCGGGCGAGACGGTCGCCGTGGTCGGGGCAACCGGCTCCGGCAAGACCATCCTGACCGGTCTGGTGCCGCGGTTGTACGACGTCAGCGACGGACGGATCACCATCGACGGCCTCGACATCCGCGACATGCGACTCAAGGACCTCCGCCAGGTCGTCGCGACAGCGTTCGAGGAGCCGACGCTGTTCTCGATGTCCGCCCGGGAGAACCTCACCCTCGGCCGGCCCGACGCGACCGAGAGCGAGATCGACGAGGCGATCGACGTCGCCCAGGCCCACTTCGTCTACGACCTGCCCTGGGGCCTCGACACCAGGATCGGTGAGCAGGGCATGAGCCTGTCCGGCGGACAGCGCCAGCGGCTCGCCCTGGCCCGCGCGGTGCTGACCAAGCCGGCCGTGTTGGTCCTGGACGACACCCTGTCGGCGCTGGACATCCACACCGAGGCGCTCGTCGAGCAAGCACTGAAGCGAGTGCTGGCCGGCGTCACCGGCATCGTTGTCGCGCACCGGGCGTCCACAGTGCTGCTGGCCGATCGGGTCGCGATGCTGTCCGGCGGCACCATCACCCACGTCGGCTCGCACACCGAACTGCTGGATACCGTTCCGGAATACCGCGAACTGCTCAGCGCCGACTTCAACCCGCAGGACGAGTTCGATCTGCTCGAGGAGGTCGCCCGATGA